A window of the Sandaracinaceae bacterium genome harbors these coding sequences:
- a CDS encoding PDZ domain-containing protein → MTHHPGEAPARTPACRRHPRRSVRVLRGRGVAGVAIASALAVLVIAGPGGCGTNPAPAMLLDVDEVTPAVVEPGSVLRIAGDGFPVARDAMVVLVGQLARPGNAPLDVNHTLRGHARSEQLIEVQLGEPDLTALGGRGTFTGSLHITFSGIASRRDVAGSVDGVEFDLRLSADGGLHEALERGERAEAALDELGITPADEQSPSGGLRIGEVRPDSAAARATLTAGDVLVRFDGVRVLELGDLAPRPGVLRVTLEVERPGTSQPTTLEMPLRGPPEGQKGRVLLMLVLLGALVVFVASVPATSGPLTLFVRDAVDVKAPHAIDWLLGYAPGTRVGTPRKQLWLSRGLALLAVSGAFAGMAVAGRVFDRLFDTGALTGLALMLRLSIQVFGLRTYGRPERWLTSAFVLRGAPMALSVVAVLILGGTNHLRGLQVAQGGALWDFMVFRHPIAFLLFPVFAVAALGGPSATISDPRTPVFVAAAARAHLLVVAGLGTVVFLGGWHPITLGGAVPELGAAVLGVLVFVLKCWGLMLLGLRLRIQSGAVGERPPTFLLPAAVLGLVASCAWIALGVPADVETLSGPVLLATSALVVGITLFRRHQAGSGTEVHLHPFL, encoded by the coding sequence GTGACCCACCACCCCGGCGAGGCCCCTGCCCGCACGCCTGCTTGCCGTCGCCACCCGCGGCGCTCTGTGCGCGTGCTGCGTGGGCGTGGCGTGGCCGGGGTGGCGATCGCCAGCGCCCTGGCCGTCCTGGTGATCGCGGGGCCGGGCGGCTGCGGGACCAACCCCGCGCCGGCCATGCTGCTGGACGTGGACGAGGTCACGCCCGCCGTGGTGGAGCCCGGCTCGGTGCTGCGCATCGCGGGCGACGGCTTCCCCGTGGCGCGCGACGCCATGGTGGTGCTGGTGGGGCAGCTGGCGCGCCCGGGCAACGCGCCGCTCGACGTGAACCACACGCTGCGCGGGCACGCGCGCTCCGAGCAGCTGATCGAGGTGCAGCTGGGCGAGCCGGACCTCACGGCGCTGGGCGGCCGCGGCACGTTCACGGGCAGCCTGCACATCACCTTCTCGGGCATCGCGTCACGGCGTGACGTGGCTGGCTCGGTCGACGGAGTGGAGTTCGACCTGCGGCTGAGCGCCGACGGCGGCCTGCACGAGGCGCTCGAGCGAGGCGAGCGCGCCGAAGCGGCGCTCGACGAGCTGGGCATCACGCCCGCGGACGAGCAGTCGCCCAGCGGCGGCCTGCGCATCGGTGAGGTGCGCCCGGACAGCGCGGCGGCGCGCGCCACGTTGACGGCCGGCGACGTGCTGGTGCGCTTCGATGGGGTGCGCGTGCTGGAGCTGGGCGACCTGGCCCCGCGGCCGGGCGTGCTGCGGGTGACGCTGGAAGTGGAGCGGCCGGGCACCAGCCAGCCCACCACGCTGGAGATGCCGCTGCGTGGTCCGCCCGAGGGGCAGAAGGGCCGCGTGCTGCTGATGCTGGTGCTGCTCGGTGCGTTGGTGGTGTTCGTGGCCAGCGTGCCCGCCACCTCGGGGCCGCTCACGCTGTTCGTGCGTGACGCGGTGGACGTGAAGGCCCCGCACGCCATCGACTGGCTCCTGGGCTACGCGCCTGGCACGCGCGTCGGGACCCCGCGCAAGCAGCTCTGGCTGTCACGGGGGCTGGCCCTGCTGGCGGTGAGCGGAGCCTTCGCGGGCATGGCCGTGGCGGGGCGGGTGTTCGACCGGCTGTTCGACACGGGTGCGCTGACGGGCTTGGCGCTGATGCTGCGCCTGTCCATCCAGGTGTTCGGGCTGCGCACCTACGGCCGCCCGGAGCGCTGGCTCACGTCGGCCTTCGTGCTGCGCGGCGCGCCCATGGCGCTGAGCGTGGTGGCCGTGCTGATCCTGGGCGGCACCAACCACCTGCGCGGGCTGCAGGTGGCGCAGGGCGGCGCGCTCTGGGACTTCATGGTGTTCCGTCACCCCATCGCGTTCCTGCTGTTCCCGGTCTTCGCCGTGGCGGCGCTGGGTGGGCCGAGCGCCACCATCTCGGACCCGCGCACACCCGTCTTCGTGGCCGCGGCGGCGCGTGCACACCTCTTGGTGGTGGCCGGGCTCGGCACGGTGGTCTTCCTCGGCGGCTGGCACCCCATCACGCTCGGCGGCGCCGTCCCCGAGCTGGGCGCGGCGGTGCTGGGCGTGCTCGTCTTCGTGCTCAAGTGCTGGGGCCTCATGCTGCTGGGCCTGCGCCTGCGCATCCAGAGCGGCGCCGTCGGCGAGCGCCCGCCCACGTTCCTGCTGCCCGCCGCCGTGCTGGGGCTGGTGGCGTCGTGCGCCTGGATTGCGCTCGGAGTGCCCGCCGACGTGGAGACCCTGAGCGGGCCCGTGCTGCTGGCCACCAGCGCGCTGGTGGTGGGCATCACGCTCTTCCGACGGCACCAAGCGGGAAGCGGCACCGAGGTGCACCTACACCCGTTCCTCTGA